From Pseudomonas sp. CCI4.2, one genomic window encodes:
- a CDS encoding DUF2235 domain-containing protein, producing MSSSLNSKSQRPQPSPLTPTPRFKKEGLLPLNSDDVGLNYRKQYRPKLMFSDAVERANRAKGYGYGAQGSPCMDVLNITLCFDGTNNHEPSDKRAQPPTTTNVARLFHASLGGEDNGAKNRDNQEGFYRYYIQGVGTEFKEIGEFEPRLLGLTGAAGGENRIDWAFTRLLDTLHRACGEKRLEPVEAYALVQQMSASLTSGLFSNGNALRRQVLQAPMLALQKKIENLHARSAIPRIIGMRLWIYGFSRGAAEARAFANWLEALTKIEVDGETCYLFAGIPISIAFMGLFDTVASSGIAYAAPFADGHMGWADDTMRLPESEKFLERCVHLVAAHEQRNCFPVDSIRRKTNPDDPNCPSTYRAGTFEYLYPGMHSDVGGGYPPGEQGKSLAGSGDVLSQIPLHHMYSEAYSVGAPLQAPPDTLSLDQIGKWPWLKMSDPTFKAFAVSESLTHRFNTWLDAHQTGPLEDAMEHQAALITAWRINRYASFRLRETSVYQHLQGKDMTDEEKNAFKALYGRQSEENLAQHNGTEPSALSDQKQAKRDSHLAIKQAYEQRTGASQPMTFNTHKSFEPILDQNQLEMAMSEFRRDYTGKWAFADSNEATSGGTLINTLFGGLVYLVNDQDEAEEYVKMRRTANIAFNKLYAPGSFEPLSDKAQTLTDFFDEQVHDSRAWFMNAMLNEREVFGDYFRFRAVFFDDQSNKSLSLIARSGQVIGVGIALASVGLSIKRNDPRYLIGLIIPSLGIPAFRGKLNALATPEVRAFDPVTNIDLPMQDVGALRTFTKNTGDVLKLAKALPLPEALSDETATTPKLKALLKAQKTAKVAEMAKDLFDSLPAEEKTSWLDQIKGAVGG from the coding sequence ATGTCCAGCTCCTTGAATTCCAAATCGCAACGCCCCCAGCCGTCGCCGCTAACACCTACGCCACGGTTCAAGAAAGAAGGCTTGCTGCCTCTTAATTCCGACGACGTCGGGCTCAATTACCGGAAGCAATATCGCCCCAAACTTATGTTTTCCGATGCGGTTGAGCGGGCCAACAGAGCCAAAGGCTATGGCTATGGCGCCCAGGGCTCGCCTTGCATGGACGTGTTGAACATCACGCTGTGTTTTGACGGCACCAATAACCACGAGCCCTCGGACAAGCGGGCTCAACCGCCGACCACCACCAACGTGGCGCGGCTGTTCCATGCCAGTTTGGGCGGTGAAGATAACGGCGCCAAGAACCGTGACAACCAAGAAGGCTTTTACCGTTACTACATCCAGGGCGTCGGCACCGAATTCAAGGAAATTGGTGAGTTCGAGCCGCGATTGCTGGGCTTGACCGGGGCTGCGGGAGGTGAGAATCGGATCGATTGGGCGTTCACCCGCTTGCTGGATACTCTCCACAGAGCCTGCGGTGAAAAGCGTCTAGAGCCCGTAGAGGCTTACGCACTGGTTCAGCAGATGAGCGCTTCATTAACCAGCGGGCTGTTTAGCAACGGAAACGCCTTGCGCCGCCAAGTGCTGCAAGCGCCGATGCTGGCGCTGCAAAAAAAGATCGAGAACCTGCACGCCCGCAGTGCGATCCCCAGGATCATCGGCATGCGCCTGTGGATCTACGGTTTCTCTCGAGGGGCTGCCGAGGCTCGGGCGTTTGCCAACTGGCTGGAAGCGCTGACCAAAATCGAGGTGGACGGTGAGACCTGTTATTTGTTTGCCGGAATCCCCATCAGCATTGCCTTCATGGGGCTGTTCGACACCGTGGCCTCATCCGGTATCGCCTATGCCGCGCCGTTCGCCGACGGCCACATGGGGTGGGCGGATGACACCATGCGGCTGCCGGAATCAGAGAAGTTTCTTGAGCGTTGCGTGCACTTGGTGGCGGCTCATGAACAACGCAATTGCTTCCCGGTGGATTCTATCCGGAGAAAAACCAACCCTGACGATCCGAACTGCCCCTCGACTTACCGCGCCGGAACCTTTGAATACCTCTACCCCGGCATGCACTCTGACGTCGGCGGGGGGTATCCGCCAGGTGAACAGGGCAAGTCGCTCGCCGGTTCTGGGGATGTTTTGTCGCAAATCCCGCTGCATCACATGTATTCAGAAGCCTACTCAGTGGGTGCGCCATTGCAGGCGCCTCCAGACACGCTCAGCTTGGATCAGATAGGGAAATGGCCGTGGCTGAAGATGAGTGACCCGACATTCAAGGCCTTCGCAGTCTCCGAATCCCTCACCCACCGCTTCAACACCTGGCTCGACGCCCACCAAACCGGCCCGCTGGAAGATGCCATGGAGCATCAAGCCGCCCTGATCACTGCCTGGCGAATCAATCGGTACGCGTCCTTCCGCCTGCGGGAGACGTCGGTTTATCAGCACCTTCAGGGCAAGGACATGACGGACGAAGAGAAAAACGCCTTCAAAGCGCTGTACGGCAGACAGTCCGAAGAGAACCTGGCGCAGCACAATGGGACAGAGCCGTCGGCCTTGTCAGACCAAAAACAGGCAAAACGCGACAGCCATCTGGCGATCAAGCAGGCCTACGAACAGCGTACCGGGGCCTCACAGCCCATGACCTTCAACACGCACAAGTCCTTTGAACCCATCCTCGACCAGAATCAGCTGGAAATGGCGATGAGCGAGTTTCGCCGTGACTATACGGGGAAGTGGGCGTTCGCCGATTCCAACGAGGCGACGTCGGGTGGCACGCTGATCAACACGCTGTTCGGTGGGTTGGTGTACCTGGTCAATGATCAGGACGAAGCCGAGGAATACGTCAAAATGCGCAGAACGGCCAATATAGCCTTCAACAAGCTCTACGCCCCCGGCAGTTTTGAACCCCTCAGTGATAAAGCGCAGACCCTTACCGATTTTTTTGACGAGCAAGTCCACGATTCACGCGCCTGGTTCATGAACGCGATGCTCAATGAGCGTGAAGTGTTCGGCGACTATTTCCGTTTTCGCGCAGTGTTCTTCGATGATCAATCCAACAAGTCGTTATCGCTGATCGCCAGGTCCGGGCAGGTGATCGGGGTCGGCATCGCGCTTGCCAGCGTTGGCCTGAGCATCAAGCGCAACGACCCGCGCTACCTGATTGGGCTGATTATTCCGTCGCTGGGGATTCCGGCGTTTCGCGGCAAGCTCAACGCGCTGGCCACGCCGGAAGTGCGCGCCTTTGACCCGGTTACGAACATCGACCTGCCGATGCAAGACGTCGGCGCCCTCAGGACCTTTACCAAAAACACGGGCGACGTGCTGAAACTGGCCAAGGCCTTGCCGCTGCCTGAAGCCCTCAGCGACGAAACCGCCACCACGCCTAAGCTTAAAGCCCTGCTCAAAGCCCAAAAAACGGCGAAGGTCGCAGAAATGGCCAAAGACCTGTTCGACAGCCTGCCCGCCGAAGAGAAAACCAGTTGGCTGGACCAAATCAAAGGCGCCGTGGGCGGATAA
- a CDS encoding acyltransferase family protein — protein sequence MDFRKDINGLRAIAVIAVILFHFNPAWLPGGYAGVDIFFVISGYLITGIIFRGLQKNSFGLITFYTSRARRIIPALAAMCFALLAFGWFYLLPLEYSELGKHVASSLGFFSNFVYWSEAGYFAAGAHEKWLLHTWSLSVEWQFYMIYPIVLLLLSRLVTLNALRWIVLAGSVLGFLACVYMSFKWPEPAFYLLPARAWELLAGGVACLFPFKLISRSQRALEAVGVGLMLASFFVLSEKDVWPGYLALLPVMGTLSVIISARQDSFMTNNPFSQWTGKLSYSLYLWHWPVVVFMSYAGYLNDTRSALVGIATSFALGLASFTVIEKSSTEKKPERPWKFATVSSLIVLVFAAGAAVKATQGAVTPLRAISISDKARFVQEYADRQNNLYETYWLKCDAFSAFTQRGQKAIDPSCTQKHGEGGVFLWGDSHAQALSLGLRTLLPKETPFYQVTSAACKPSLTDDTGLQTPPRITCNYSNRTALDSIKADKPDIVVIAQKDEHDKTHWDEIAARLKSYGVKHVVLMGPLPQWSPSLPSVIANRHWGANDSHITDAALDRSVMVADRATQSSIDHNAVDFVSLIDKLCVADSCLVRLQGDNSLLQIDSGHLSEKGSIYIVKNFVMPEIEKLN from the coding sequence ATGGACTTTCGAAAAGACATCAACGGACTCCGCGCGATTGCGGTTATCGCCGTCATCCTGTTCCACTTCAACCCGGCGTGGCTGCCCGGCGGCTACGCGGGCGTCGATATATTTTTCGTGATTTCCGGCTACCTGATCACCGGCATCATCTTCCGGGGTTTGCAGAAAAACAGCTTCGGCCTGATCACCTTCTACACATCCCGGGCACGGCGGATCATCCCCGCGCTGGCAGCCATGTGCTTTGCCTTACTGGCATTCGGCTGGTTCTACCTGCTGCCCCTTGAATACAGCGAACTGGGCAAACACGTCGCCAGCAGCCTGGGGTTCTTTTCCAACTTCGTGTACTGGTCCGAAGCGGGCTACTTCGCCGCTGGCGCCCACGAGAAATGGCTGCTGCACACGTGGTCCCTTTCGGTGGAGTGGCAGTTCTACATGATCTACCCGATCGTCCTGCTGTTGCTGAGCAGGCTGGTCACGCTGAATGCACTGCGCTGGATCGTCTTGGCCGGGAGCGTTCTCGGCTTCCTCGCCTGCGTCTACATGTCCTTCAAATGGCCGGAGCCGGCGTTCTATTTACTGCCTGCGCGGGCGTGGGAATTATTGGCCGGCGGCGTCGCTTGTCTGTTCCCGTTCAAGCTCATAAGCCGGTCACAACGCGCCTTGGAAGCAGTGGGCGTTGGCCTGATGCTGGCGAGTTTTTTCGTGCTCTCCGAGAAAGACGTATGGCCGGGTTACCTGGCGCTGTTGCCGGTAATGGGCACCTTGTCGGTGATCATCTCGGCGCGGCAAGATTCGTTCATGACCAACAACCCCTTCTCACAATGGACCGGCAAGCTTTCCTACTCGCTGTACCTGTGGCACTGGCCGGTGGTGGTGTTCATGAGCTACGCCGGGTACTTGAACGATACCCGTAGCGCCTTGGTCGGAATCGCCACCTCATTCGCCTTGGGCCTGGCCTCGTTTACGGTCATCGAAAAAAGCTCAACCGAGAAAAAGCCGGAACGCCCCTGGAAGTTCGCAACCGTCAGCAGCCTGATCGTGCTGGTATTCGCCGCAGGCGCGGCGGTCAAAGCGACCCAAGGCGCCGTTACACCGTTACGCGCCATCAGCATCTCGGACAAGGCACGCTTCGTTCAGGAGTACGCCGACCGGCAAAACAACCTCTACGAAACCTACTGGCTCAAGTGCGACGCGTTCTCCGCCTTCACCCAGCGCGGACAAAAAGCGATTGACCCGTCCTGCACGCAAAAACACGGTGAAGGCGGCGTCTTTCTGTGGGGCGATTCCCACGCTCAAGCGTTGTCGCTGGGCTTGAGAACCCTGCTGCCCAAAGAAACGCCGTTTTACCAAGTCACCTCGGCTGCCTGCAAACCGAGCCTCACCGACGACACCGGCCTGCAAACACCGCCGCGCATCACCTGCAACTACTCCAACAGAACGGCACTGGACAGCATCAAGGCCGACAAACCCGACATCGTGGTCATCGCGCAAAAAGACGAACACGACAAAACCCACTGGGACGAAATTGCCGCACGGCTCAAAAGCTACGGCGTCAAACACGTGGTCCTCATGGGCCCGCTGCCGCAATGGAGCCCGTCCCTGCCCAGCGTCATCGCCAACCGTCACTGGGGCGCCAACGACTCCCACATCACCGACGCCGCCCTCGACCGCAGCGTCATGGTCGCCGACCGCGCCACCCAAAGCTCCATCGACCACAACGCCGTGGACTTCGTCTCACTCATCGACAAATTGTGCGTCGCAGATTCCTGCCTGGTGCGGCTGCAAGGAGACAACTCACTGCTGCAAATCGACTCCGGTCACTTGAGTGAAAAGGGCTCGATTTATATCGTTAAGAATTTTGTGATGCCGGAGATTGAGAAGCTGAATTGA
- a CDS encoding IS5 family transposase, producing MKQISFADAEYAGKRKRTRREIFLSEMDKVVPWKGLIALIEPHYPKGEGGRPAYPLMAMLRVHLMQNWFGYSDPAMEESLYETTILRQFAGLNLERIPDETTILNFRRLLEKNHLAGGILEVINGYLGDRGLMLRQGTIVDATIIHAPTSTKNKEGKRDPEMHQTKKGNQYFFGMKAHIGVDADTGLTHSVVGTAANVADVTQVDQLLHGEETHLCGDAGYTGVEKRLEHEGREMIWSISARPSSRRKHGEKSVIGRALRKIEYAKSQTRAKVEHPFRVIKRQFGYTKVRFRGLVKNTAQLVTLFALSNLWMARRHLMEPIGQVRPQYGN from the coding sequence ATGAAGCAAATTTCTTTCGCCGATGCCGAGTACGCCGGTAAACGTAAGCGAACCCGCCGTGAGATTTTCCTGAGCGAGATGGACAAGGTCGTCCCCTGGAAGGGGTTGATCGCTTTGATCGAGCCGCATTATCCAAAAGGCGAAGGGGGCCGCCCGGCGTATCCCTTGATGGCCATGTTGCGTGTGCACCTGATGCAGAACTGGTTCGGCTATAGCGATCCAGCAATGGAAGAGTCTCTTTATGAGACCACGATTCTGCGCCAGTTCGCGGGGTTGAATCTGGAACGCATTCCCGACGAAACCACGATTCTCAACTTCCGTCGCCTGCTGGAGAAAAACCATCTTGCCGGGGGAATCCTGGAGGTCATTAATGGCTACCTGGGAGACCGAGGTTTGATGCTTCGTCAGGGCACAATTGTTGATGCCACGATCATTCATGCGCCGACGTCGACCAAGAATAAAGAGGGTAAACGCGACCCCGAAATGCATCAGACCAAGAAAGGTAATCAATATTTTTTCGGGATGAAAGCGCACATCGGAGTAGACGCTGATACGGGTCTGACGCACAGCGTGGTGGGCACGGCAGCCAATGTCGCGGACGTCACTCAAGTCGATCAGTTGCTGCACGGCGAAGAGACCCATCTCTGTGGCGACGCGGGCTACACCGGCGTAGAAAAGCGGCTTGAACATGAGGGGCGCGAGATGATCTGGTCGATCTCCGCCAGGCCCAGCAGCCGCCGCAAACATGGAGAAAAAAGCGTCATTGGCCGTGCGTTGCGCAAGATTGAATACGCCAAATCGCAAACTCGGGCCAAGGTTGAGCACCCGTTTCGGGTGATCAAGCGCCAGTTTGGTTACACCAAGGTGCGGTTTCGCGGGTTGGTAAAGAACACGGCGCAGTTGGTGACACTGTTTGCACTGTCGAATCTGTGGATGGCGCGCCGACATTTGATGGAGCCTATAGGACAGGTGCGTCCGCAGTATGGAAATTAA
- a CDS encoding DUF6124 family protein: protein MTKITPDPPHSNRNRVTPRTSRITQQNLPDRLFHVREYVSAEEALTTACEILDCAAATAYESAEKLDAPSRKLVLAVVYLVETAQELLESALAADGPKSAVQS, encoded by the coding sequence ATGACAAAAATCACCCCCGATCCACCCCATTCAAACCGCAACCGCGTCACCCCGCGTACCTCCCGAATCACCCAACAAAACCTCCCAGACAGACTGTTCCACGTCCGCGAATACGTCAGCGCCGAAGAAGCCCTGACCACCGCTTGCGAAATCCTCGACTGCGCCGCCGCTACCGCCTACGAATCCGCCGAGAAACTCGACGCCCCTAGCCGCAAGTTGGTATTGGCTGTCGTGTATCTGGTAGAAACCGCGCAGGAATTGCTGGAGTCCGCATTGGCTGCTGATGGGCCGAAGTCGGCTGTCCAGAGCTAA